From the genome of Saccopteryx bilineata isolate mSacBil1 chromosome 6, mSacBil1_pri_phased_curated, whole genome shotgun sequence, one region includes:
- the LOC136308445 gene encoding protein BEX4-like — MASKEDQAVKNLSVENAQLEDEGGDQAAVQNGEEARNLGVGEGQKPGGNARLGWVRRLVPTFRWAISNKRGDHNEVGNNVEKIAMQTMEIKRKTRELQLRHDTHFQTPEPDTHYDFCLIP, encoded by the coding sequence ATGGCATCCAAAGAGGACCAAGCAGTGAAAAATCTCAGCGTGGAGAATGCCCAGCTGGAGGACGAAGGAGGGGACCAGGCTGCTGTGCAGAATGGGGAGGAAGCACGCAATCTGGGAGTGGGGGAAGGCCAGAAGCCTGGAGGAAATGCTAGGCTGGGCTGGGTTAGGCGACTGGTCCCTACATTTCGATGGGCCATATCTAACAAGCGTGGTGATCACAATGAAGTGGGGAATAATGTAGAAAAGATAGCAATGCAGACAATGGAAATCAAGAGAAAGACTAGGGAGCTGCAACTGAGACATGATACACACTTCCAAACTCCTGAGCCTGATACTCATTATGACTTTTGCCTTATACCTTGA